The sequence below is a genomic window from Colletotrichum destructivum chromosome 4, complete sequence.
TATATATTGGAAGGAATGTTTTATGGTGTGGGGGGGCAACAATGGCGCGAGAAGaaaatgaagaagaagacgaagaagaaaaccaaaGACAGAAACTGGAGCCAAAAAAAATATatgagagaaggggggaggggcggcaCCAAAAAGCGATTTTTTGTTTGCTCATGATACCACGAATGACAGAGTccgggaggggagggagggagggaggagaggataAGGCGATTACGGCGATAATCCCGCCTTCTTTTTTGGCGCGAAGGGAACAGAGAACAGAAGACCACCTCAGTACTGCATAGCGACATGGGATGAATTGAGAGCAGGATTACTGCAATGCCATGTCGGATCTAGTGCCACACTCTTGGTGACTTGTTGAGTTGAGAGCTACTAATCTGGTTTGATACCGACTGTCCCTTTCCGTCTGACTTTCGAAGTTTACGTAGAAAAGGATACAGATAGACACGCGAAAGTAACACAATCCCCTCCATTGGAACCATCGTCGATCTGCCATACGCGTCCTGTGCCGCGTCACTAGACATCCGCCGCCTACTGACGATTCCATCATTCCCTAACGCCAGCCACCGGTTACCAGATACTTCTTGCTATCCTCGCGGACTTTGGCCGGTACCACGGGCAACCCCAGGAAGCTGTTGACCTTCAGGCCCTGACCTTGACGGGGTACACTGACGCCCCTAAATTCCACCCAAAGGATCTTGGCGTTGCGGCgatcgccggcggcgtcgaccacGGGGTCCCCGTTCTTGAAGACGATGCCCATTACCACGTTCTTGTTCCTGCGCTTCCGGAACCAGAGGCgcgtggcgacggcgagctggtcGGCGGTGTGGAGGCCCGGCTGTGAGGGGCcgcggacgccgccgagctccttggtGAGCTCCGGGTCGAGAAGGTCGCGCAGGGCGTGCGTGGCGGGGCGGGGGTCGCCAGGAAATTGGTGCGCGATGCTCTCCTGCAGAGCACTGATGCCGTTCTTCCCCTCGATCGCGGGTaggtcgtcaaagtcgtTGCTGTCAGGGTCCCCCTCGCTGCCAGGGTCCTCATTGTCCGCATCTTCAAGGTTGACAGTGTCCGCCTCGGAGGTGGGAGATGAGATGTGCGCGGCAGGGGCGGGCGGGTCAGGGAAGCCCTCCCACTCGCTCTCGGAATCGGGGTCCGTGATGGGAAGTGTATTGGTAGGGCTATCGAGCTGCTCCTTCTTGACATCAGGGTTGACGTCGGAGGCTGTTTGGGGCGGTGGaccggcctgctcggcgcACTTTTTGCTATTTTGCAACTGCCGTTTGTTCCGTTTCTGTGGCATGTTAGATAGGGGCAGAGGAAGTGGGAGGGTCATGAGGATGAATGATTCTgaccttggcggccttgcgcTCCTTTCGACGAGCGGCTTTCTCCTTGCAGGGAGAATCTTGAGTGCCGGAAGCGGTCTGCATTGTGTCGAGGTTGGCTGCTGATAGGTATAAGGTGGATGACAACGGGCAAAGCTTGCGAGATGTTGATCCTCGAAGAAGCAAAAGGTTCgtgatggatgatgggcgAAACGGCCTTGAGCAAGAATGGTTTACAAGGAGCAAGTGTGTGAATAGCGAGGCACTCGGACTTGGTGGTGcgaggatggagatggagattGAGGAGGttttggagaagaggaaagaggCCTATTCCTGGatagagaagaaggcattcGGGCTTTGTCCCCGACTGACGTGGAAGGAACGGGAACGCAGGCAAGGAATGAAGACATTTGACAGTGGAAGGCACGAATAGATGCGGGACATGTGTAGAAAGAGTAGGCTGAACGTAGACGGGGATAGACCAAGACTACCTTCTCAAAGTTGGAGATCTTTTCGTCGTCGGTTCCTGTCAAGCGCACTTCATTTTGGGCGAGGTATCACGTACAACAAATGTAATGCAGAGCTTTCCATATTATTCATCCCCTTGCTACAATGAGTCTGGCTCTAGGTGTACGGTGATCACTATCCTCTGCAGTCGTTGTTTGGGCTCTCCTCGACGCGGTGACGGCCACAATTCCAAATGTCTAAGTTGGTCAAGCTCCATCGCCCATCCGCTGTCGCCAGTAAAACGTGTGCAGCTGGTCCAGCTGGGTCGAGAGGACTGTCGTGATAAACTCTCGGGGATTGCCATTGCAGGCACCGTCAATCATTCGGAGATAGTCCTTGCGGTCGAGGTCTTGCATGACAACTGGCAAGTAGCCTTGGCGCACCATGTAGTCGTGCATGATCATTCGACTGACCCGGCCGTTACCATCTGGAAAGGGATGGATATGGACGAAATACGCGGTCATGTGGCATGCGAGGATAAGCGGGTGTGTTTCCTTGCTGCGATGCTGCGAATCGCGCCAGCTGAAGAATCGATTGACACAGACCGGAACTTCCGCATGATACGGAAAGATTTGAAGTGGATTGCTTCTGACTGCAATGGGCAGTTTGCGGTATCCTCCAAGAGGAACGCTTCCACCCCAGGCCATGGCGTAGATAGCCTCGGATTCAGTACCTTTGATGGTCATTGCCGCGAGTTGTCTCATTTCGGCTTCGTTCATTCCAGATGTTCCAGGTTGAGCAGCGGCTGTTTCGGCAATCCATTGAGATGCAACAATGTGGTTTTTCAGCTCGTTCACGACGGATCCGTCTGCATCAGGGTGGAGCTGCGGAAGGACAAGCTGGGTGAGATCTTCAGCAGCGAAGGAAGCAATATCGATGTGGGCGAAGAGCTTCTTGTTGAGGAGGTCGAAGATTGCGATGGTGTCTCCGATCTTCAGAGGGTTGTTTTCGATCGACACAGACTGATGCGCATACTCGGCCACTAAGGTCTTTGCAAGTTCGGAAACCCGGGGCTTCATAAGCTCCCTAAGTTTGTCGATCTCGACCAGCATATCTTCATGCTCCTGGGTTGATCGTTAGCAACACGAGAGCATAGAAATGGCCAAAAAGTGCTGGGGAATTGCCGACAATCCACCCACCTGCTGAAGAGTCTTGTAGCCCATGCGCTGGCTGTCATAGGGCTGGAAATGATCTTCCCAGACCTTGCCAGATCTGGCAAGCTCATCATACTCCGGGGAACCCTTGTCGAGCTTGGAAAAGGGCTCGTAAATTTTGCGGAGAAGGGCAAGTCGAGCCTCTTTGGAATCTGCCGAGAACAGGCGTTTGCCGCAGGTATCGTAGGCTAGCTGTTTGATGGGGGAAAATGATGTGCGGCCGTGCAGCCCAGATGCTCTTTTGAAAACGCTCAGCATCTTGAGCTCGATGATCGCCTATCCGGCTGGGTTTGGCGATTCAATTTTGGCCCGCAGACGCGAGACATGCACCTCGGGGAGAGCAGGGATGCATGGATTTTAGTTAGCTCCGCCCAACCGGAACTAAACTAGGTGGGTAGAAAGTGGCCAGGCTCCGTTTTGTGGGGTGTGTGTAAGCGAGCGCATAGGCGAGATCACGCTCCATCACGTGAGTGGTAGGAGCTAGTCGTGACGAACTAAAAGAGtgcgggcgccgaggcggcaCCTGGGGGAAGGTATGATACTAAGATACgtggccaaggcggtccctcttgaggtcgcacaggtacacaatAATATGTAGAAAAAAACAGTAGGAAACACAGCATAAGTGCTATACCCAGCACTGAAGGTAGGTATGGTACGACGTACGCAAGAAAGGAAAGAGAAACCATAaaggtgggggggggggggggggggggggggcgagaaTGAAGAGAAAGGCACCCAGAAAGTATTTCTTAAATAATGGAAACCTATGCGGACTCTCCCATGCTCTGGATCATATCAACCGTACCGTTCGCAACGCCCACAAACCCGtccggccgcctcgtcccccCCTCGACCCTGTCCTCGGGCCTGCCGtaaccgccgccgccgggcgacatgatgacgatgcggtcgcccgcctccatcctcgccgtgttcttgccgccgaggttgacgacCCGGCCGCTCTTCTTGACCCACACATTGCGGCCCCGTtcgccgtccgcgccgccggccatgccGTACGGCGCGAACGCCCGCCTCTCGCTGAGGATGCTGACCTTGATCGGGATGCTGAATTCGATGTCCctgacgatgccgtcgccgccgttgtgcGCCCCTTTCCCGCCGCTGCCCTGCCGCAGGCAGAACTGCcggaggacgacggggtACCGCCGCTCGA
It includes:
- a CDS encoding Putative Fido domain-containing protein, with protein sequence MLSVFKRASGLHGRTSFSPIKQLAYDTCGKRLFSADSKEARLALLRKIYEPFSKLDKGSPEYDELARSGKVWEDHFQPYDSQRMGYKTLQQEHEDMLVEIDKLRELMKPRVSELAKTLVAEYAHQSVSIENNPLKIGDTIAIFDLLNKKLFAHIDIASFAAEDLTQLVLPQLHPDADGSVVNELKNHIVASQWIAETAAAQPGTSGMNEAEMRQLAAMTIKGTESEAIYAMAWGGSVPLGGYRKLPIAVRSNPLQIFPYHAEVPVCVNRFFSWRDSQHRSKETHPLILACHMTAYFVHIHPFPDGNGRVSRMIMHDYMVRQGYLPVVMQDLDRKDYLRMIDGACNGNPREFITTVLSTQLDQLHTFYWRQRMGDGA